The Fusobacteriaceae bacterium sequence ATGATCGTCCTCAACAAAGAGGCGGGAACCGGCATCAAGACCTTTGACGACCTGCCCGGAAAGATCGTGGGCGTCGTGCTCGGCTACACCGGCGACATCGCCGTAAGCGAAATCGAGGGCGTGAAGAGCGTTGTCCGCTACAACGGAACCGGCGAGGCCATCATGGCTTTGAAGGCGAAAAAAGTCGACGCCGTCGTCCTTGACTCGGAGCCCGCCGTCAAATACGCGGGGCAGAATCCGGAGTTGGTGACCCTGGAGACCGACGCCGCCAAAGAAGAGTACGCCATCGCCCTCAGAAAAGAGGATACAAAGCTCCTGGAAGACATCAATAAAGCCCTGAAGACATTGAACGAAAACGGAACAACCCGGAAATTGCTGGAAAAATACGGTTTGATCAAAGATTAGGAGGAGAGAAGTGAAAGCGAAAACGACTGTGAAGGACACAAAGAAGGAAGGCGCGAAAACCGCAGCGAAGGCTGTAACAAAAACCGCGGCCAAGGCTGCGACAAAAACCGCCGCAAAACCTGCGGCAAAACCCGTGGGAAAGAGCGTGAAGGCCTCCGGAAAGGCCAAAGAAAAAATCGTTCTGGCCTACTCCGGCGGACTGGATACAACAACGATCATCCCCTGGCTGTTGGAAAACTATGACTATGACATCATCTGCTGCTGCATCAACGTCGGACAGGGCGAGGAACTGGACAATCTCGAGCAGCGCGCCATCGGAAGCGGCGCGAAAAAGCTCTATGTGGTGGATGTCCAGGACGAATACGTCAACGACTACATCCTGCCTACGGTGCAGGCGGGCGCGGTCTATGAACACAAATACCTGCTGGGCACGGCCACAGCCCGTCCCCTGATCGCAAAAGTCCTTGTGGATATCGCGAAAAAGGAAGGGGCTACGGCCATTTGCCACGGCGCCACCGGCAAGGGAAACGATCAGATCCGCTTTGAACTGGGGATCAAGGCCTTGGCGCCGGAGCTGAAAATCATCGCCCCCTGGCGGATCTGGAGCATCAGCTCCCGGATGGAATCCATCGAATACTGCAAGGCCCACGGGATCAATCTGCCCTTTAAGGTGGACTCTTCCTATTCCCGGGACAGAAATCTCTGGCACATTTCCCACGAAGGTCTTGAACTGGAAAACCCTGCCGAAGCCCCCAATTATGATCATTTGCTCGTCCTTTCGACGCGGCCGGAAAAGGCGCCCGTGAAAAGCGAGTCCATCGAGATCGAATGGGACAAGGGCGTGCCCGTCAAGCTCAACGGCAAAAAGATGAGCCCCCGCCAGATCATTGAAAAGCTCAATGTCCTTGGCGGAAAGCACGGCATCGGCATTATCGACATCGTCGAAAACCGCGTGGTCGGCATGAAATCCCGCGGCGTCTATGAGACCCCGGGCGGCACCATTCTGCAGGAATCCCATGAGCAGCTGGAAGAGCTCGTCCTCGACCGGGAGACGCTCAAATACAAGCGCCTCGCGGCAGTCGAATTCGCCGAACTCGTCTACGCGGCCAAATGGTTTTCCCCTCTGCGGGAAGCCCTCTCGGCCTTTGTGACGGAAACACAGAAAGTCGTATCGGGCGTGACAAAAATGCGCCTCTACAAGGGAAACATCATCAAAGAAGGAACAACCTCGCCCTTTACGCTCTATGATGAGGATATCGCGAGCTTTACCACAGGGGAACTCTATGACCACCATGACGCCGAAGGCTTCATTACCCTCTACGGGCTTTCCACAAAGGTGCGGGCCCTCAAAGAACAGGCGAGAAGTCAAAAAGGCGGGAAAAAAGGGAAAAAATAAGAAAAATCGCGAAAAAAGCCCCTCATTGAGGGGTTTTTTGCATTTTCCAAAAAAAAATATAGTCAAAACCCGGAGAAAAGTGTATAATAGGGGAAACCGCATTTTCCCTACGGAATTTTGTGATGACGGAAACCCGGAGAATATCGATGGAAGAAAAGAATCTGAAAATCGTCGAATACTTTAAGGAAGAACTCCGCAAGCGAATCGTCAGCATCTGGTGGATCATTTGCGCCGCCTTTCTCGTAAGCGTCGGCCTTTACTGCTGGTTCAACCGCGCCGATTATCTGAAGAACCTCCAGATCTTCGCGATCGTACTTGCCGTCTTTATTTCGATCTTCGCCGCCCTGACCCTATCCTTTTATTATACGCGCCGGAAGAAATTTTTCGGCATCCTCGCCCTTTTGGATGAAGAGGACCTGCCCCTCGTTGAAAAACTCTACAACTTTGCCTGCATGTACGGGCACAGGAATCTGGGCGTCATCACGAAGGAAGGCATCGCGCTGATCCGGGGCTTTTTTATGTTCAAAATGATCCCGAGAGAAGATTTGATCTGGATCTATCAATACAATACCGACGAGAGCTACAAGGCCGAAAGGGTGCCCGCCATGGGCATTGTGACGAACCGCTCCGACATGTATTCGCTGCTCGGGTACAAAGTCACGAATTTTATGCGGAAAATGTACCCGAACATCTATCTCTCGGTCGAGGGAACGCTGCGGCACCGGGAATTGCAAAACCTCTTCGCCATGGATTTTGTGAAAATGGCGGAGGCCACGGGGAATTTTTCGAGACTCCCCACAAAATACGACGAAACGGCCGAGGGCCGCAAGCAGGTCGATCTCGGGACGCTGATCGACAAGAAGCGGAAAAAGAGGGTCTTTTACGGGAGAATCCGGCTCGTGTTTATTGTGTTGCTGCAGATCGGGCTCTTTCTCTGCCTGATCGGACTGGGGCTCTGGCTTCTTTCGAAAAATCCCACGACGGGCAGACAGGTTTTGAAGGTCAATCTCGCGTTGGGCGTTCTCTTCGTGCTGTTTATCCTGACCTTGATGATCAACTTTTTCCTGCATTTGCTGACGAGAAAATTCCTCCACAACGCGGTGTATTTTATCGTGCTCGTGATCTTTATCTACGGGCTCAAGAGCAGTCACCTCTACGACTATTTCAAAGACTTGAGCGACAGAGGCTACAAACGCTTCTTTTCCATCGTCTATGTGGGCTACCGGAACGAATTCTGGATCCCGAAACAGTCGGAATATCTCTTTTACGTGATCCCCGCGGGATCCCGGGACAAGAATGACCGGCGGGTATTTTCCCTGAAAAAAGCGGAACTCGCCAATACCGACCATGTCGATGACATCATCAAGAACGTAAACGTCAGCAAGCCTCTCTATCTGGCCCTTGATTTTTATCCCAACTCGGGAGCGGTGGAAAAAGCCGCGATCCTTGACCGGACAGGCTATGAGGAGGCCCTGGCCGCCCAAGAGAGCGCCGAAAAGGAAACGTTCACGGCCCCCGCGGATAACACGGAAGCGTCCGTACCCGAAGGCGTGGAAGCCCTGGAAAGCGTAGAAAGCGTGGAAAACGCGGAAAACGTGGAAAATGTGGAGAACGCGGAAAGCCAGGACGCCGGAATCGCCCCGACAACCGGGGAAAGCGTGGAAAACCCGGTTCCTTCCGGGCAAGCCGCAACAGATCCCGGGGAACAGCCGACCCCGCCCGATTCCCCGGAGACGCCGGCGGAAGCCGCGACGCCTCCGAAGGATTCCTGAGCGTTGACATACTGATGACAACAAGAACGCCTATGATAACAACGACGGCTTTTGGTCGTGACGGGCGTTTTTTATTCTGAAACAAGGAGAAAGATTATGGTAAAAAAAATCCTCAGCTTCCTGCTGCTTGTACTGACCACGGGGCTTTGCGCCGGAGAATTCAAAACGGACCCGAGGCTGCTCAGCGGAAAACTTCCCAACGGCCTCAGCTATTATATCCTGAAGAATGTAAAGCCGGAAAAAAAGGCGATCCTGAATCTTGTGGTCAAGGCGGGCTCCATTGAGGAAGAAGACGGGGACGAAGGAATTGCCCATATTATCGAGCATATGGCCTTTAACGGCACCAAAAAATACAAGAAAAACGACATGATCCGCTATCTGCAATCTATCGGGCTCAACTTCGGCGGGGATCTCAACGCCTATACCTCCTTTGACGAAACGATCTACAAGCTGATCCTGCCCACCGACGACAAGAAAAAATTCGAAAAGGGGGTCGGAATTCTGCGGGAATGGGCAAGCGAAGTGACTTTGTCCAAGGCGGACCTCGAAAGCGAGAAAAAGATCATCCTTGAGGAATGGCGGCTGCGGCAGGGTCTGGCCCAGCGCCTGGGGGACACCAGAAAAAAGGCCCTCCTCGACAATACCCGCTATTTCGACCGCTTCCCCATAGGGACCGTGGAAAGCATCAAAAAAGCGACGCCGGAGCGTTTGCGAAAATTTTACGAGACCTGGTACCAGCCTGAAAATATGGCCGTTGTCGCCATCGGGGACCTCGATATGGCGGAAACCGAGGCACTCATCAAGAAATATTTCGATTACAAGCCGAAAAAAGCCTATACGCCGCCGCCAATTTATCCGATCCACAAGATGAAGGACAAATACGTGATATTCAAAGATCCCGAACTGATGGCGACCGTATTTTATATCACGCGAATCGTCGAAAGCGAGGTCATCAACACGCCCGAACGCTACCGGAAGGCCAATGTCCACACGCTTTTGACCGGCATCCTCAATACGCGGATCGGAAATCTCATGACCGAAAGCGGGACGCCGCTCCTTGAGGGGGCCTTTTATTCCAGCGACTTCAACATTACCCATAAAATGGCGACTCTGGGCCTCGTCATCAAAGAGGACAGAACAAACGACGGCATTGTTATGGGTTGCGATATCATCAAGAGCCTGCTCGAAAAGGGCGTGTCCCAATTGGAGCTGGATCTCGAGAAAAAAAATCTCCTGAATTCCTTCAAAAATCTGCTGACCAATAAAGACAGCATTACCCACGAGCGCTTGGCCGAAGAGATCATCCGGCATTTCCTGATCGGGGAGAGCTATATCGGCATCGAGGAAGAATTCAAGGTTTTCTCGGAAAACATGGAACGGATCACCGTGGAAGAAGTCAACGATTACGCGAAAAAACTCTTTTCCGAGGAATCGCTCTATTTCATTTCGGCTTCGGACAAAAACAAAACGATACCCGACGAAAGCGGCCTCCGGACTCTTGTGGAACAGGCGGCGAAGGCGGAAACGACGCTGGATTTCACGATGAAAGACGTGACGCTGCCCGAGGCCCCCGTGACCCCCGGAACCATTGAGAGCGCAAAAGACGGCGCTTATGTCCTCGGAAACGGCATCCGGGCCACGACAAAAAGGACGGATTTTGACAAGGACAGAATCCTGATCCGGCTCTTCAAGAAAGAGGGGTCAAGCAACCTCGCGTATCCGGACTTCCTCAACAGCATCTTTGCCTGCAACATCATTTCCAATTCCGGCGTCGAAAATCTGGGACCCAAGGACATCGAGACCTTTATGAAGGGAAAAAATCTCTCGATCAGTCCCTATATCGAAGACTATGAGCAGGGCATCGAGATTTCCTGCGACGGCGAAGGCCTGATCCCGGCTCTCGAATATATGAGCTGGCTCATCAGAGCGCCCCGGGTCGACGAGGGGATTTTCAACAACGTGATCGAAGAGGTCGGGGAAAATATCCGGAATCGGAACAATTCCCCCGATATTCTCTATCGCGACGAAATCAGCAAAATCTGGAGCGGCGGACATGAAAGAAGGGTTCCCCTGACGCTTGAGGATCTGGCCAAAATAAACGGCGACGAGGTCCTGCGGATATTCAAGCAGAAATTCGGGAATTTCCGGGATTTCAATCTTGTCGTGGTGGGCGCCTTCGAGGAAAAGGAAATCGAAGGGATCCTGAAAAAATATTTCGCGTCGCTGCCCGCGTCGCTGCCCGTAGCGGCGCCGAAGGAACTGGGCCTGGCTATTCCAAAGGGCATCGAGACAAAGACCCTCGTCAAGGGCATAGACAAAAAAGCCATGGTGACGCTGATTTTCCCGTACAACGGCGTATACGGGGAAAACGAGAGGATCTTGTA is a genomic window containing:
- a CDS encoding argininosuccinate synthase; this translates as MKASGKAKEKIVLAYSGGLDTTTIIPWLLENYDYDIICCCINVGQGEELDNLEQRAIGSGAKKLYVVDVQDEYVNDYILPTVQAGAVYEHKYLLGTATARPLIAKVLVDIAKKEGATAICHGATGKGNDQIRFELGIKALAPELKIIAPWRIWSISSRMESIEYCKAHGINLPFKVDSSYSRDRNLWHISHEGLELENPAEAPNYDHLLVLSTRPEKAPVKSESIEIEWDKGVPVKLNGKKMSPRQIIEKLNVLGGKHGIGIIDIVENRVVGMKSRGVYETPGGTILQESHEQLEELVLDRETLKYKRLAAVEFAELVYAAKWFSPLREALSAFVTETQKVVSGVTKMRLYKGNIIKEGTTSPFTLYDEDIASFTTGELYDHHDAEGFITLYGLSTKVRALKEQARSQKGGKKGKK
- a CDS encoding basic amino acid ABC transporter substrate-binding protein encodes the protein MKKHVLRLLLMASLLMGAVSMAADKLYVGTNAEFEPFEYLKDGKITGFDMDLIAEVAKLTGKEIEIKNIAFDGLLPALQTKKLDIVIAGMTATEERKKSVNFSDTYYISQQMIVLNKEAGTGIKTFDDLPGKIVGVVLGYTGDIAVSEIEGVKSVVRYNGTGEAIMALKAKKVDAVVLDSEPAVKYAGQNPELVTLETDAAKEEYAIALRKEDTKLLEDINKALKTLNENGTTRKLLEKYGLIKD
- a CDS encoding insulinase family protein is translated as MVKKILSFLLLVLTTGLCAGEFKTDPRLLSGKLPNGLSYYILKNVKPEKKAILNLVVKAGSIEEEDGDEGIAHIIEHMAFNGTKKYKKNDMIRYLQSIGLNFGGDLNAYTSFDETIYKLILPTDDKKKFEKGVGILREWASEVTLSKADLESEKKIILEEWRLRQGLAQRLGDTRKKALLDNTRYFDRFPIGTVESIKKATPERLRKFYETWYQPENMAVVAIGDLDMAETEALIKKYFDYKPKKAYTPPPIYPIHKMKDKYVIFKDPELMATVFYITRIVESEVINTPERYRKANVHTLLTGILNTRIGNLMTESGTPLLEGAFYSSDFNITHKMATLGLVIKEDRTNDGIVMGCDIIKSLLEKGVSQLELDLEKKNLLNSFKNLLTNKDSITHERLAEEIIRHFLIGESYIGIEEEFKVFSENMERITVEEVNDYAKKLFSEESLYFISASDKNKTIPDESGLRTLVEQAAKAETTLDFTMKDVTLPEAPVTPGTIESAKDGAYVLGNGIRATTKRTDFDKDRILIRLFKKEGSSNLAYPDFLNSIFACNIISNSGVENLGPKDIETFMKGKNLSISPYIEDYEQGIEISCDGEGLIPALEYMSWLIRAPRVDEGIFNNVIEEVGENIRNRNNSPDILYRDEISKIWSGGHERRVPLTLEDLAKINGDEVLRIFKQKFGNFRDFNLVVVGAFEEKEIEGILKKYFASLPASLPVAAPKELGLAIPKGIETKTLVKGIDKKAMVTLIFPYNGVYGENERILYAAFSKLLNMQLTDEIRERLGGVYAISSSAALSPNNHGENRLVIQFACEPKRVKEIKNATLKVVGNMSRTQTPNYKMESLYNNFALSYRNDILQNAYWLNYYYQKYMVGEGFRIPTPAEYKKIVSGKQILALTKKAVNMKNYIDVTLLPEKEE